The region CTGATCGAGGACGCCGTAAAGATCCATAAAAATAATTGGCGCTTGCTTATGTCCGCCGCGCGTAGTTATTTCGACGCCCAGCATTCCGGATATATCGTCGCCGGCGAGTTTTTCAGGGGGCATCACCGAGGCGGTGGGAAATACGTAAACTCAATTGAGCGCGACAGGACCCGAGCCCTTCAACTCATGGAACAAGCCGTCACAAAAGCTGAGAAAGAATATGCCGTTGATGAGCTTACTGATATTTATCTTGAATTTGCGCGTATGCTGGTAGGAGATCGTGGATACAACGGAGCATGGAGGCTCCAGTATTTGACAGACCTTTCCGTTTTGCCGGATTATGAAGATGGATACTGGCACTGGAGCAGCCGGTCTCAGGGAGCGCCGGTCGATGCTGACGGTAATCCTGTTTTTTACTATGTTCCTGAAAGCTATGCCAAAGCCCTGACAGATGGAGAGCGGTGGCGGTGCATGCTCAAACAGGCGATGGAGCGCAATCCCGAAAGAACAAACGAAATACAGTTGGGCTTTGCAAACTTTCTTCAACAGCAGTTTGGCGTTAATACGATGGCTTACTACGGCTGGTTCCGTGGATATAATGACGGGGACAAGAATA is a window of Candidatus Omnitrophota bacterium DNA encoding:
- a CDS encoding tetratricopeptide repeat protein produces the protein MNAKSKIINVSYVLSLLLLIGVVAPAVAENNEHVSLRKNAEKLKHDGNYKEALEIYNKLVINPLNNSQKVGEDLQMAVQCMSQLNRIDEADQLIEDAVKIHKNNWRLLMSAARSYFDAQHSGYIVAGEFFRGHHRGGGKYVNSIERDRTRALQLMEQAVTKAEKEYAVDELTDIYLEFARMLVGDRGYNGAWRLQYLTDLSVLPDYEDGYWHWSSRSQGAPVDADGNPVFYYVPESYAKALTDGERWRCMLKQAMERNPERTNEIQLGFANFLQQQFGVNTMAYYGWFRGYNDGDKNTSGTYDLPTLKEKETIARLATGISRFTLPDEFNFIKIYKEIARGKDSFKRSANWALADLFENRLQFTKAVSYWKKVNDTASTDRINNIIGNWGR